A window of Leptotrichia wadei contains these coding sequences:
- a CDS encoding NUDIX domain-containing protein, which translates to MQFDLDNDVKFILEQLNKNGTGFIVGGAIRDKILNRDPGDYDFATDIEYSELKRIFADYNPKEMGAHFGILMIQVNGKNYEIAKFRKETGIYNSRYPKEIKFVKTIEEDLARRDFTINSLAYSRKTGIVDLYGGRQDIRQKVIRFVGKPKLRIEEDALRILRAFRFVSKLGFSLDKKTAEAIYKKRKFLSKISKERIFDELSKILMGNFVKKAFIEMKKLKVLEMLIPEFRYTYNFDQNNPNNPDDLFYHIIKVIHLCDYDLITRFAALFHDLGKINVKIIDAKGIFHFYGHEKESTLIAEEELRHLRASNEFTNSVKKIVKNHMLIYQDVSDKTLKKLIIEMDERNLKRLFNLFSADLNSKGIRTRTENDEILQNFRNKIENIKKQGEVPQFNDLDITGIDLINLKFSNREIGKVKNRLYELVLGDEIKNEKEELVKYVVKYYNLKDNFEYENSCGAIVFNENTEKILLVKMHNGNWGFPKGHIENNETKEETAIREVFEETNINIKIIPGFERLIKYIPNERTIKKVTIFVGITQDENVKIDTSEIEAFQWCTYEEALKLVTYKLQKDVLENARKVFISSKIIKKEI; encoded by the coding sequence ATGCAATTTGATCTGGATAATGATGTGAAATTCATATTGGAACAATTAAATAAAAATGGAACAGGATTTATTGTCGGAGGAGCAATTAGAGATAAAATTCTAAATAGAGATCCTGGAGATTATGATTTTGCTACTGACATAGAGTATTCAGAATTAAAGAGAATTTTTGCAGATTATAATCCAAAGGAAATGGGAGCACATTTTGGAATTCTTATGATACAAGTGAATGGGAAAAATTATGAGATAGCAAAATTTCGTAAAGAAACAGGAATTTATAATAGCAGATATCCAAAGGAAATTAAATTTGTAAAAACAATTGAAGAAGATTTGGCAAGAAGGGATTTTACGATAAATTCACTAGCTTACAGTAGGAAGACTGGAATAGTTGATTTATATGGTGGAAGGCAGGATATTAGGCAGAAGGTAATAAGATTTGTTGGAAAGCCTAAATTAAGAATAGAGGAGGATGCACTTAGAATTTTGCGGGCTTTTAGGTTTGTTTCTAAATTAGGATTTAGTTTGGATAAAAAAACGGCAGAGGCTATTTATAAAAAAAGAAAGTTTTTGTCAAAAATATCGAAGGAAAGAATTTTTGATGAGTTAAGTAAAATTTTAATGGGGAATTTCGTGAAAAAGGCATTTATTGAAATGAAAAAACTAAAAGTTCTGGAAATGTTGATTCCAGAATTCCGTTATACGTATAATTTTGATCAGAATAATCCAAATAACCCAGATGACTTATTTTATCACATAATAAAAGTTATTCATCTTTGTGATTATGATTTAATTACTAGATTTGCAGCACTTTTTCACGATTTGGGAAAAATCAATGTGAAAATTATTGATGCAAAAGGAATTTTTCATTTTTATGGGCATGAAAAGGAAAGTACATTAATTGCTGAAGAGGAATTAAGACATCTTAGGGCTTCAAATGAGTTTACAAATTCAGTAAAAAAAATTGTCAAAAATCATATGTTAATTTATCAAGATGTTTCAGATAAAACATTAAAAAAATTAATTATTGAGATGGATGAAAGAAATTTAAAACGTCTGTTTAATCTGTTTTCTGCTGATTTAAATTCAAAAGGTATAAGAACTCGTACAGAAAATGATGAAATTTTACAAAATTTTAGAAATAAAATTGAAAATATAAAAAAACAAGGAGAAGTACCACAATTTAATGATTTGGATATAACAGGAATTGATTTGATAAATCTTAAATTTAGTAATCGTGAAATTGGGAAAGTGAAAAACAGGTTGTATGAGCTTGTTCTTGGTGATGAAATTAAGAATGAAAAGGAAGAATTGGTAAAATATGTTGTAAAATATTATAATTTGAAGGATAATTTTGAGTATGAAAATTCCTGTGGTGCAATTGTTTTCAATGAGAATACAGAGAAAATTCTGCTTGTAAAAATGCACAATGGGAACTGGGGATTTCCAAAGGGGCATATTGAAAATAATGAAACTAAGGAAGAAACAGCAATTCGGGAAGTTTTTGAAGAAACAAATATAAATATAAAAATTATTCCAGGTTTTGAACGTTTAATAAAATATATTCCAAATGAAAGAACCATTAAAAAAGTTACAATTTTTGTAGGAATCACTCAAGATGAAAATGTTAAGATTGACACTTCTGAAATTGAAGCTTTTCAATGGTGTACCTATGAAGAGGCTTTAAAATTGGTAACTTATAAGTTGCAAAAGGATGTACTCGAAAATGCGAGGAAGGTATTTATTAGTTCAAAAATAATAAAAAAAGAAATCTAA
- a CDS encoding M48 family metallopeptidase, protein MNKEKILGYEVHRKKVKNINLRIKPNMEVYISVPMNLHRNYIENFIRSKEEWIKSVLKKIEDVKEKQKRFEYKTGEIHKFLGKEYILTVKIGHFNSVSLKNNTKLNEIILTINENIFENVDEKKKIMEKWYFENAKKLFPKFMEKWLEILDEHVEKVVIKPMKTRWGSCNYVKKYVNLNTELIKRTPFEIEYVVLHELTHLKYPNHGKSFYNYIERYMPNYKIAEKMLNAKHYY, encoded by the coding sequence ATGAATAAAGAAAAAATTTTAGGATATGAAGTTCATCGGAAAAAGGTAAAAAATATAAATTTAAGGATAAAACCTAATATGGAAGTTTATATTTCTGTTCCAATGAATTTACATCGTAATTATATTGAGAATTTTATTCGTTCTAAAGAAGAATGGATAAAAAGTGTTTTGAAAAAGATTGAAGATGTAAAGGAAAAACAAAAGAGATTTGAATATAAAACTGGAGAAATTCATAAATTTTTAGGGAAGGAATATATTTTGACTGTAAAAATAGGACATTTTAATAGTGTAAGTTTAAAAAATAATACTAAATTAAATGAAATTATTTTAACTATAAATGAAAATATTTTTGAAAATGTTGATGAAAAGAAAAAAATTATGGAAAAGTGGTATTTTGAAAATGCAAAAAAATTGTTTCCAAAATTTATGGAAAAATGGTTGGAAATATTGGATGAACATGTGGAAAAGGTGGTAATAAAGCCAATGAAAACTAGATGGGGTTCATGTAATTATGTAAAAAAATATGTAAATCTTAATACAGAACTTATAAAAAGGACACCTTTTGAAATAGAATATGTAGTTTTGCACGAATTGACACATTTAAAATATCCAAATCATGGAAAAAGTTTTTATAATTATATAGAACGATATATGCCAAATTATAAGATTGCTGAAAAAATGTTGAATGCTAAACATTATTATTAA
- a CDS encoding carbonic anhydrase: protein MFCTLVCCMDGRFIHILNEYIRNNYRYTFVDTITDAGAVNKIINNENYLKSIEDKVVLISVNKHKSDHIFVAGHSDCAGCQTSDEIQKKYICQAAEKMHTDLPHEAVTGLFVYENGEIEVLVDYDMDN from the coding sequence ATGTTTTGTACTTTAGTTTGCTGTATGGATGGAAGATTTATCCATATTTTAAACGAATATATTAGAAATAATTATAGATATACCTTTGTGGATACTATTACAGATGCAGGTGCTGTAAATAAAATTATCAATAATGAAAATTATTTAAAAAGTATCGAAGATAAGGTTGTTTTAATTTCAGTGAATAAACACAAATCCGATCATATTTTTGTAGCAGGACATAGTGATTGTGCAGGATGTCAAACTAGCGATGAAATTCAAAAAAAATACATTTGTCAAGCTGCTGAAAAGATGCATACTGATTTACCTCATGAAGCTGTAACAGGACTTTTTGTTTATGAAAACGGAGAAATTGAAGTTTTAGTCGATTATGATATGGATAATTAA
- the carA gene encoding glutamine-hydrolyzing carbamoyl-phosphate synthase small subunit, whose translation MYALDKQLVLEDGSVYKGYGFGADVEMAGEVVFNTAMTGYQETISDPSYNGQIITFTYPLIGNYGINRDDYETINPSIKGIVTREICRKPSNFRNEFTLDEVLKDLNIPGISGIDTRSLTKKIREHGTIKGIIVSADKNPQEVVENLRSNSLPTNQIEQVSTKKAFLSSGRGMRVVLLDLGMKSGIMRELNSRDCDIVVMPHNATAKEILRQKPDGIMLSNGPGDPTDVPETIVTLRELIGKVPIFGICMGHQLISLACGAKTYKLLFGHRGANQPVLNLQTGKVDITAQNHGFAVDIESLKDTDLELTHIAVNDRTCEGVRHKKYPVFSVQYHPEASPGPHDPNYLFDIFIENMKKNRS comes from the coding sequence ATGTACGCATTGGATAAACAGCTTGTTTTAGAAGATGGTAGCGTGTATAAAGGATATGGATTTGGAGCAGATGTGGAAATGGCAGGAGAAGTTGTTTTTAATACCGCGATGACTGGATATCAAGAAACTATTTCAGATCCATCATACAATGGGCAAATTATTACATTTACCTATCCATTAATTGGAAATTATGGGATAAACAGAGATGATTATGAAACTATCAATCCAAGTATTAAAGGGATTGTAACTCGTGAAATATGTAGAAAGCCTTCTAATTTTAGGAATGAATTTACATTGGATGAAGTTTTGAAAGATTTGAATATTCCAGGAATTTCAGGAATTGATACACGTAGCTTGACAAAAAAAATTAGAGAACATGGAACAATTAAGGGAATTATTGTAAGTGCAGACAAAAACCCGCAAGAAGTTGTAGAAAATTTGAGAAGTAATTCGTTGCCGACTAATCAAATTGAACAAGTGTCGACAAAAAAGGCGTTTCTTTCATCTGGAAGGGGTATGAGAGTTGTATTGCTTGATTTAGGAATGAAATCAGGAATTATGAGAGAACTTAATTCAAGGGATTGTGATATTGTTGTAATGCCTCATAATGCAACTGCTAAAGAAATTTTAAGACAGAAACCTGATGGAATAATGTTAAGTAATGGGCCTGGAGATCCAACAGATGTTCCAGAAACAATTGTTACACTTAGAGAATTGATAGGAAAAGTTCCAATTTTTGGAATTTGTATGGGACATCAGCTAATTTCACTTGCTTGTGGAGCAAAAACATATAAATTATTATTCGGACATCGTGGAGCAAATCAGCCAGTATTAAACTTGCAAACTGGAAAAGTTGACATTACAGCACAAAATCATGGATTTGCAGTAGATATTGAATCATTGAAGGATACAGATTTAGAACTGACACATATTGCAGTAAATGATAGAACTTGTGAAGGTGTAAGACATAAGAAATATCCAGTATTTTCAGTGCAATATCACCCAGAAGCTTCACCAGGACCTCATGATCCAAATTATTTATTTGACATATTTATTGAAAATATGAAAAAAAATCGAAGTTAG
- the carB gene encoding carbamoyl-phosphate synthase large subunit, with product MPKRKDIETILVIGSGPIIIGQAAEFDYAGTQACLSLREEGYKVILVNSNPATIMTDKEIADKVYIEPLTVEFVSKIIRKERPDALLPTLGGQVGLNLAVELHESGVLRECGVELLGTKLESIKQAEDRELFRDLMNELGEPVPESDIIHNLKEARRFVEKIGYPVIVRPAFTMGGTGGGICHNDEELEDIVTNGLRYSPVTQCLLEKSIAGYKEIEYEVMRDSNDTAIVVCNMENIDPVGIHTGDSIVVAPSQTLTDREYHMLRDVSLKIIRALKIEGGCNVQLALDPHSFNYYIIEVNPRVSRSSALASKATGYPIAKIAAKIAVGLTLDEIINPVTKNSYACFEPALDYVVSKIPRFPFDKFEKADRHLGTQMKATGEVMAIGRTYEESLLKAIRSLEYGVHHLGLPNGDEFNSEYILKRIHKAGDERLFFIGEALRRGVTPQQIHEMTKIDMFFLDKMKNIIDIEVELKANVNNPDVLLFAKRYGFSDKVIAHRWNTTEDEVYKLREKYNIKPVFKMVDTCAAEFKSETPYFYSTYEQENESVIGDKKKIVVLGSGPIRIGQGVEFDYATVHAVKAIKESGYEAIIINNNPETVSTDFSISDKLYFEPLTEEDVMAIIELEHPEGVVVQFGGQTAINLAEKLSKHGVKILGTSLEEIDNAENRDKFEALLHKLNIPQPLGKTAFDTETAVKNAAEIGYPVLVRPSYVLGGRAMEIVYREEELRQYMENAVKVSPDHPVLTDRYLVGKEIEVDAICDGETVVIPGIMEHIERAGVHSGDSIAVYPPQNVSEAHKRTLIDYTVRLAKGLNIIGLLNIQYVISDGEVYVLEVNPRSSRTVPFLSKITGVPMANLAMKGILGESLKSKGYETGLIEESKNVYTKVPVFSFQKLKDVDTTLGPEMKSTGEVMGSDENLEKSLYKGLVSAGIKVKDQGSVLFTISGTAKEEAYGLAKRFSDLGYHIMATKGTAKYFEDKGLRVETVGKIEEEGKYEHDVLGLIYKGLVDMVINTAAKKKTARNDGFKIRRAASEQEIACLTSLDTTDALLKVLESISFNVSSI from the coding sequence ATGCCTAAACGAAAAGATATAGAAACGATTTTAGTAATAGGATCAGGTCCAATAATTATAGGACAGGCTGCTGAATTTGACTATGCGGGGACACAGGCTTGTCTTTCATTGCGTGAAGAAGGATATAAAGTTATCCTTGTAAATTCCAATCCTGCAACTATTATGACAGATAAGGAAATTGCAGATAAAGTTTATATTGAGCCGTTGACTGTTGAATTTGTGTCGAAAATTATAAGAAAAGAACGTCCAGATGCGTTACTTCCAACTCTTGGAGGGCAAGTTGGGCTGAATTTGGCTGTGGAATTGCATGAATCTGGTGTTTTAAGAGAATGTGGGGTAGAACTTCTAGGGACTAAACTTGAATCTATAAAGCAAGCTGAAGACAGGGAATTATTTAGAGATTTGATGAATGAGCTGGGAGAGCCTGTGCCTGAATCGGATATTATTCATAATTTGAAAGAAGCACGTAGATTTGTGGAAAAAATTGGTTATCCAGTGATTGTAAGACCTGCATTTACAATGGGTGGAACTGGTGGTGGAATTTGCCATAATGATGAAGAATTGGAAGACATTGTTACAAATGGACTTAGATATTCGCCAGTAACTCAATGTTTATTGGAAAAATCAATTGCAGGATATAAAGAAATTGAATATGAAGTAATGCGTGACAGCAATGATACGGCAATTGTTGTCTGCAATATGGAAAATATTGATCCAGTTGGAATTCATACTGGAGATTCGATTGTAGTTGCACCGTCGCAAACATTGACAGACAGGGAATATCACATGTTGAGAGATGTTTCACTAAAAATAATAAGAGCATTGAAGATTGAAGGTGGATGTAACGTTCAATTGGCATTAGATCCGCATTCATTTAATTATTATATTATTGAAGTAAATCCGAGAGTATCACGTTCATCGGCACTTGCTTCAAAGGCGACAGGCTATCCGATTGCAAAAATTGCTGCAAAAATTGCAGTTGGATTGACGCTTGACGAAATTATAAATCCTGTTACAAAAAACTCTTATGCCTGCTTTGAGCCTGCACTTGATTATGTTGTAAGTAAAATACCAAGATTCCCATTTGATAAATTTGAAAAGGCGGATAGACATTTGGGAACACAGATGAAGGCTACTGGAGAAGTAATGGCTATTGGTAGAACCTATGAGGAAAGTTTGTTAAAGGCTATTCGTTCACTTGAATATGGAGTTCATCATTTAGGGCTTCCAAATGGGGATGAATTTAATTCGGAATATATTTTAAAGAGAATCCATAAGGCTGGAGATGAAAGACTGTTCTTTATTGGAGAAGCGTTAAGACGTGGAGTTACTCCGCAGCAGATACATGAAATGACAAAAATTGATATGTTTTTCCTTGATAAAATGAAAAATATTATTGATATTGAAGTTGAATTAAAGGCAAATGTGAATAATCCAGATGTACTTCTTTTTGCTAAGAGATATGGATTTTCAGATAAAGTTATTGCACATCGTTGGAATACGACAGAAGATGAGGTTTATAAACTTCGTGAAAAATACAATATTAAGCCTGTATTTAAGATGGTTGATACCTGTGCGGCTGAATTTAAGTCAGAAACACCTTATTTTTACTCAACTTATGAGCAAGAAAATGAAAGTGTTATAGGAGATAAGAAAAAAATTGTTGTGCTTGGTTCAGGGCCTATTAGAATCGGACAAGGGGTTGAATTTGACTATGCGACAGTTCATGCGGTAAAGGCTATAAAAGAGTCTGGTTACGAGGCAATTATTATAAATAACAATCCAGAAACTGTTTCTACAGATTTTTCAATTTCAGATAAACTTTACTTTGAGCCGCTTACAGAAGAAGATGTTATGGCGATAATTGAGCTTGAACATCCAGAAGGAGTTGTCGTTCAATTTGGTGGACAAACTGCGATTAACTTGGCTGAAAAATTGTCAAAACACGGTGTAAAAATATTGGGAACATCACTTGAGGAAATTGATAATGCGGAGAACCGTGATAAATTTGAAGCATTATTACATAAGTTAAATATTCCTCAGCCATTAGGAAAAACTGCGTTTGATACAGAAACAGCTGTAAAAAATGCTGCAGAAATTGGCTATCCAGTTTTAGTTCGTCCATCTTATGTATTAGGTGGAAGAGCAATGGAAATCGTATATCGTGAAGAAGAACTTAGACAATATATGGAAAATGCAGTAAAAGTATCACCTGATCATCCAGTGTTGACTGACAGATATTTAGTTGGAAAGGAAATCGAAGTAGATGCGATTTGCGATGGGGAAACAGTTGTAATTCCAGGAATTATGGAGCATATTGAAAGAGCAGGAGTCCATTCTGGAGATTCCATTGCCGTTTATCCTCCACAAAATGTTTCTGAAGCACATAAGCGTACATTAATTGACTACACAGTTAGACTTGCAAAAGGGCTTAATATTATCGGTCTTTTAAATATTCAATATGTAATTAGTGACGGAGAAGTTTATGTACTGGAAGTAAATCCTAGAAGTTCGAGAACAGTTCCATTCTTGAGTAAAATCACAGGAGTTCCAATGGCAAATCTTGCAATGAAGGGAATTCTTGGAGAATCATTGAAGAGCAAAGGATATGAAACTGGATTAATTGAAGAAAGTAAAAATGTATATACAAAAGTTCCTGTATTCAGTTTCCAAAAATTAAAAGACGTTGATACAACATTAGGACCTGAAATGAAATCGACTGGAGAAGTTATGGGAAGTGATGAAAACCTTGAAAAATCACTTTACAAAGGACTTGTTTCAGCTGGAATAAAAGTTAAGGATCAAGGAAGCGTTTTATTTACAATTAGTGGAACTGCCAAAGAGGAGGCTTACGGATTAGCCAAGAGATTTTCTGATTTAGGATACCATATAATGGCTACTAAGGGTACAGCAAAATATTTTGAAGATAAAGGTCTACGTGTGGAAACTGTTGGAAAAATCGAAGAAGAAGGAAAATATGAACACGATGTGCTAGGACTGATTTATAAAGGACTTGTTGATATGGTAATAAATACAGCGGCTAAAAAGAAAACTGCCAGAAATGATGGATTTAAAATCAGACGTGCTGCAAGTGAGCAGGAAATTGCTTGTCTTACTTCACTTGATACAACAGATGCCTTATTAAAAGTTTTGGAATCTATTTCATTTAACGTAAGTTCAATATAG
- a CDS encoding GNAT family N-acetyltransferase encodes MKEIRPAQEKDIPKIENLLEQILLVHHKNRPDIFNATGKKYNAQELTEMLNDPNKPIFVATDENDNVIGYVFCIFKQQTNHNVLTDIKTLFIDDLCVDENTRGQNIGKKLYDFALDFAKKEGCYNLTLDAWADNAGAVKFYERLGMKVQKYVFEEILY; translated from the coding sequence ATGAAGGAAATTAGACCAGCCCAAGAAAAAGACATTCCAAAAATAGAAAATCTGCTAGAACAAATTTTATTAGTTCATCACAAAAACCGCCCAGATATTTTCAATGCAACTGGCAAAAAATATAATGCTCAGGAACTTACAGAAATGTTAAATGATCCTAACAAACCGATATTCGTAGCAACAGATGAAAATGATAACGTAATTGGCTATGTTTTCTGTATTTTCAAGCAACAAACAAATCACAACGTCCTAACTGATATAAAAACATTATTTATTGATGATCTTTGTGTTGATGAAAATACTCGTGGGCAAAACATTGGAAAGAAATTATACGATTTTGCTTTGGATTTTGCAAAAAAGGAAGGATGTTATAATTTGACATTGGATGCTTGGGCTGATAATGCTGGAGCGGTAAAATTTTATGAAAGATTGGGAATGAAAGTTCAGAAATATGTTTTTGAAGAGATTTTATACTAA
- the argH gene encoding argininosuccinate lyase, translated as MKKMWEGRFHKETNKLLEKFNASITFDKRMYEEDITGSIAHSRMLAKQGIIAESEQKKIENGLLQIKEEIQSGKFEFKIEDEDIHMSIEKRLTQIIGSIAGKLHTARSRNDQVALDVRMYVRKEAHEISKLLVKMENVLLELSEKYKNVIIPGYTHLQRAQPILFSHHLMAYFQMFKRDISRIKDFLERSDEMPLGAGALAGTTFDLDRHFVAKELGFSKPTENSLDSVSDRDFIIELAMIISVISMHLSRFSEEIIIWCSSEFSFINLDDAFATGSSIMPQKKNPDIAELVRGKTGRIYGNLMGILTTMKALPLAYNKDMQEDKEGIFDSIDNIKLSIEIFYSMLNTLTVNNEKIYASMKSGFLNATDVADYLAKHDVPFRQAHKIVGEIVSYCEDKKIAIDDMQLEEFHKFSDVFKDDILSEITIENCVNKRNSFGGTSIKNVEMQIENGKKFLQAL; from the coding sequence ATGAAAAAAATGTGGGAAGGACGGTTTCATAAGGAAACTAATAAATTATTAGAAAAATTTAATGCGTCTATAACTTTTGATAAAAGAATGTATGAAGAAGATATTACTGGGAGTATTGCACACAGCAGAATGCTTGCTAAGCAAGGGATTATTGCAGAAAGTGAGCAAAAAAAAATTGAAAATGGGCTGCTTCAAATAAAAGAAGAGATTCAAAGCGGAAAATTTGAATTTAAAATTGAAGATGAAGACATTCACATGTCGATTGAAAAGAGATTGACTCAAATTATTGGGTCTATCGCTGGAAAACTGCATACTGCTAGAAGCCGTAACGATCAAGTAGCTCTTGACGTGCGTATGTATGTGCGAAAAGAAGCTCATGAAATTTCAAAATTGCTTGTAAAAATGGAAAATGTTCTGTTAGAACTTTCTGAAAAATATAAAAATGTTATTATTCCAGGATACACGCATTTACAAAGGGCTCAGCCTATTTTGTTCTCTCATCATTTGATGGCTTATTTTCAAATGTTTAAAAGAGATATTTCTCGAATTAAAGACTTTTTAGAAAGAAGTGATGAAATGCCACTTGGAGCAGGAGCTTTGGCTGGAACTACTTTTGACTTAGACAGACATTTTGTTGCAAAAGAGCTTGGATTTTCAAAACCAACTGAAAATAGCTTAGATTCTGTAAGCGACAGAGATTTTATAATTGAACTTGCGATGATTATTTCTGTAATTTCAATGCACTTGTCAAGATTTTCAGAAGAAATTATTATCTGGTGCTCTTCTGAATTTTCCTTTATAAATCTTGATGATGCCTTTGCAACTGGATCTTCAATTATGCCACAGAAAAAGAATCCTGACATTGCAGAGCTTGTAAGAGGAAAAACAGGCAGAATTTATGGAAATCTTATGGGAATTTTAACTACAATGAAGGCACTTCCGTTAGCCTATAATAAAGATATGCAAGAAGATAAAGAAGGAATTTTTGACTCGATTGACAATATTAAACTATCAATTGAAATTTTTTACTCAATGCTTAACACACTTACAGTAAATAATGAAAAGATTTACGCTTCAATGAAATCTGGTTTTCTAAATGCAACAGATGTAGCCGATTATTTGGCAAAACACGATGTTCCATTTAGACAGGCTCATAAAATTGTTGGAGAAATTGTATCCTACTGTGAAGATAAGAAAATTGCAATTGATGATATGCAACTTGAAGAATTTCATAAATTTTCAGATGTTTTCAAAGATGACATCCTTTCTGAAATCACAATTGAAAATTGTGTAAATAAAAGAAATTCCTTTGGTGGAACTTCAATAAAAAATGTGGAAATGCAAATTGAAAATGGAAAAAAATTTTTACAAGCTCTTTAG